A genomic stretch from Eubacterium sulci ATCC 35585 includes:
- a CDS encoding NAD synthetase, with amino-acid sequence MYEFDAQKTKDRIVDWIRAFFDANGKACKAVVAISGGKDSSVTAALCVEALGKDRVFGVLLPNGVQADIDMSMLLVNHLGIEHAVINIKDSFEGLTGELKEKLPVEVSKQTLTNLPARLRMAATYAVSQSLNGRVANTCNLSEDWVGYSTRYGDAAGDFSPLSRLTVQEVKAVGRELGLPEVLVDKVPIDGLSGLTDEQNLGFSYETLDKYLRTGVCEDAEIKALIDRKRKMNKFKIELMPAFEYDAPILADDESSR; translated from the coding sequence ATGTACGAATTTGATGCACAGAAAACAAAGGACAGAATTGTTGATTGGATAAGGGCTTTCTTTGATGCAAATGGCAAAGCCTGCAAGGCAGTAGTTGCAATTAGTGGAGGAAAGGACAGCTCTGTGACTGCAGCGCTATGTGTTGAAGCACTTGGCAAGGACAGAGTGTTTGGAGTTTTGCTCCCAAACGGTGTTCAGGCTGACATAGATATGTCCATGCTTCTTGTAAACCATCTTGGCATAGAGCATGCGGTTATAAATATCAAGGATTCTTTTGAAGGACTGACGGGAGAGCTTAAGGAGAAGCTTCCAGTAGAGGTAAGTAAGCAGACTTTGACTAACCTTCCTGCAAGACTGAGAATGGCTGCGACGTATGCGGTTTCTCAATCGCTTAATGGAAGAGTCGCAAATACCTGTAATCTTTCAGAGGACTGGGTTGGATATTCGACTCGCTACGGCGATGCAGCTGGAGACTTCAGTCCGCTTTCTAGACTAACAGTTCAGGAGGTTAAGGCTGTCGGAAGAGAGCTAGGGCTTCCAGAGGTTTTAGTCGATAAGGTTCCAATTGATGGACTTTCTGGGCTGACAGATGAGCAGAATCTTGGATTTAGCTACGAGACCTTGGACAAGTATTTGCGCACAGGAGTTTGTGAGGATGCCGAAATCAAGGCTTTGATAGATAGAAAACGCAAGATGAACAAGTTCAAAATTGAACTTATGCCAGCTTTTGAATACGATGCACCTATACTTGCAGATGATGAGAGCAGTAGGTAG
- a CDS encoding endonuclease yields the protein MTKEKTIKQKKLWQRILKYLLCLILILGLSFAALIGYLTLTEFNPDKEVPVPLIGKGQTDSVDKSKEMTAVSWNIGYGALGKDADFFMDGGKSVKTADADGVNKNLKAISSELNSLDPDFILLQEVDENSSRSSNINEVSEIQNKLLKQKYQSSFAKNFSVKFIPYPIPPIGKVNSGIQTLSKVNIKDSTRVQLPCPFEWPTRVANLKRCLTINRLPINGSDKELVIVNLHLEAYDNGAGKKAQTDMLRTYLQTEADKGNYVIAGGDFNQTFSGTDTSIIKQFDGTWKPPVLDTDKFDSSWQFLMDTKTASCRSLDKPLTSLDTNKFQFYIIDGFIVSSNVEVTSLETKQMGFENTDHNPVVLKFKLK from the coding sequence ATGACAAAAGAAAAAACAATTAAGCAGAAAAAACTGTGGCAGAGAATTCTTAAGTATTTGCTTTGCCTAATTCTAATATTGGGTTTAAGCTTCGCTGCACTCATAGGATATCTAACTTTGACAGAATTCAATCCTGATAAGGAAGTTCCTGTTCCGCTCATAGGAAAAGGTCAAACGGATTCTGTTGATAAATCAAAGGAAATGACTGCGGTTTCTTGGAACATCGGTTACGGTGCTCTAGGCAAGGATGCAGACTTCTTCATGGACGGAGGTAAAAGTGTTAAAACAGCTGATGCGGATGGTGTAAACAAAAATTTAAAAGCAATTTCATCTGAGCTAAACTCGCTTGATCCTGATTTCATCTTGCTTCAGGAGGTAGATGAGAACTCAAGCCGAAGCAGTAATATAAATGAAGTATCCGAAATTCAAAATAAGCTACTCAAGCAAAAGTATCAGTCAAGCTTTGCTAAGAACTTCAGTGTTAAATTCATTCCTTACCCTATTCCACCTATTGGAAAGGTTAATTCAGGTATACAGACGCTAAGCAAGGTGAACATTAAGGACTCGACAAGAGTTCAGCTACCTTGCCCATTTGAGTGGCCTACTAGAGTAGCTAACCTCAAGAGATGTTTGACCATAAATCGCTTGCCTATAAATGGCTCGGATAAGGAATTAGTCATTGTAAACCTTCATTTAGAAGCCTATGACAATGGTGCCGGAAAGAAGGCACAGACTGATATGCTTAGAACTTATCTTCAGACTGAAGCTGACAAAGGAAACTATGTTATCGCTGGTGGAGATTTCAATCAGACTTTCTCAGGAACTGACACATCTATAATTAAACAATTCGACGGAACATGGAAACCTCCTGTTCTAGATACGGATAAGTTCGATAGCTCATGGCAGTTTTTGATGGATACTAAGACAGCAAGTTGCAGAAGTCTTGATAAACCACTTACAAGCCTAGACACAAATAAGTTTCAGTTCTACATCATCGATGGATTCATCGTTTCATCAAATGTAGAGGTAACATCGCTTGAGACAAAGCAGATGGGTTTTGAGAATACTGATCATAATCCAGTCGTTCTGAAGTTCAAACTTAAATAA
- a CDS encoding 30S ribosomal protein S20: MANIKSAKKRIKVIDKKTARNKRVKDHVKEALRQFDDAVVSGDMNVAAEKLTLAEKKLMQAAAKGSINKHAASRKVSRITKRFNAAKSAK, translated from the coding sequence ATGGCAAATATCAAATCCGCAAAAAAAAGAATCAAAGTTATTGACAAGAAAACTGCAAGAAACAAGCGTGTAAAGGACCATGTCAAGGAAGCTCTTCGTCAGTTTGACGATGCAGTTGTATCAGGTGACATGAATGTAGCAGCAGAGAAGCTTACTTTAGCAGAGAAGAAGCTTATGCAAGCAGCAGCAAAGGGTTCTATCAACAAGCACGCAGCTTCAAGAAAGGTTTCCCGTATAACAAAGAGATTCAACGCTGCAAAGTCAGCAAAATAA
- a CDS encoding homoserine O-succinyltransferase, with translation MPIRVPNNLPAVETLTNENVFVMTDSRAMTQDIRPLQILILNLMPTKIDTETQLTRLLGNSPLQVELELLQTASHKSQNTPEEHMLTFYKNFEQIKQNYYDGMIVTGAPVELMEFEEVEYWDELCEIMEWSKSHVHSTFYICWGAQAGLYYHYGIKKCVLPEKLSGVYKHRLRYKTGMLFRGFDDVFYVPHSRNTDVDVEAVEACKDIKIVAESDEAGIFAIKSNDDKQIFIMGHSEYDADTLHKEYERDLKQGKNPNVPCNYYPDDDPSKEPEVTWRSCANLLFSNWLNYFVYQSTPYDINSIQQEASEAMDLEKSDLIVSKFGGTSLAGADRFKVAKEIIEADENRKFVVVSAPGKRDARDTKVTDLLVELADSTCVGGGINLDINHARNLLDEIKERFVEIEEELRTGVDIEAEFAKIEHDIFEDGQGKAYITSRGEYLNGKLMAAYLGEPWQFVDAKDIVLFDNDGKLLMEETLKAISDRCAKLPRAVIPGFYGRFAEDGSVETFSRGGSDISASLVAAALHADLYENWTDVSGILMADPSIVRNPVTVPVMTYKELRELSYLGATVMHPDVVEPVVKLGIPIIIKNTMDPEAAGTLVVKDKKYYKESMEIAGISGKRGFVVIKLEKTGLNDDTKLRQSILDFFAENSVKITNIIAGIDSLILLVPKDSFEKTSLSFFEMEANIRKMAGGIRIDITKDIAVIGVVGRELGSSPTVVIKTLSALAGRRIDVKLIDHGQGQISILIAIAANDYAEAIRSIYGRFV, from the coding sequence ATGCCAATTAGAGTTCCGAACAATCTACCGGCTGTCGAAACACTAACAAACGAAAATGTATTTGTAATGACAGATAGCCGTGCTATGACTCAGGACATCAGACCTTTGCAGATTTTGATTCTCAATCTGATGCCAACAAAGATAGATACAGAAACGCAGCTTACAAGACTTTTGGGAAACTCGCCACTTCAGGTAGAACTTGAGCTGCTTCAAACCGCAAGTCACAAATCACAGAATACACCAGAGGAGCATATGCTCACCTTCTATAAGAATTTTGAGCAGATTAAACAGAACTACTATGATGGAATGATAGTCACAGGTGCTCCTGTTGAGCTCATGGAGTTTGAGGAGGTCGAGTACTGGGATGAGCTTTGCGAGATAATGGAGTGGTCAAAGTCACACGTTCACAGCACTTTCTACATTTGTTGGGGTGCTCAGGCTGGACTCTACTACCACTACGGAATCAAGAAGTGTGTGCTTCCGGAGAAGCTTTCGGGCGTCTACAAGCACCGCTTGAGATATAAGACGGGGATGCTCTTTAGAGGCTTTGATGATGTTTTTTACGTGCCACACTCCAGGAATACGGATGTTGATGTGGAGGCTGTTGAGGCCTGCAAGGATATTAAGATCGTGGCAGAGTCAGATGAGGCAGGAATCTTTGCGATTAAATCAAATGATGACAAACAGATTTTCATAATGGGACACTCCGAGTACGATGCTGATACGCTTCATAAGGAGTATGAGAGAGACCTAAAGCAGGGCAAGAATCCTAATGTGCCTTGTAACTACTACCCTGATGATGATCCTAGCAAGGAGCCAGAGGTGACTTGGCGCTCATGCGCTAACCTTTTGTTCTCGAACTGGCTAAACTACTTTGTTTACCAGTCGACTCCTTACGACATCAACAGCATCCAGCAAGAGGCGAGCGAAGCCATGGATTTAGAAAAATCCGACCTTATAGTATCAAAGTTTGGCGGAACCTCACTTGCAGGAGCTGACAGGTTCAAAGTCGCAAAGGAAATAATTGAAGCTGACGAAAACCGCAAGTTTGTCGTGGTATCTGCACCGGGTAAGCGTGATGCACGCGACACTAAGGTGACGGACCTTCTTGTCGAACTTGCAGATAGTACATGCGTGGGCGGAGGTATAAATCTTGATATAAATCACGCAAGGAATCTTCTTGATGAGATAAAAGAGCGTTTTGTAGAGATAGAGGAAGAACTTCGCACCGGAGTTGACATAGAGGCTGAATTTGCAAAGATAGAGCATGATATATTTGAGGATGGACAAGGCAAGGCATATATTACAAGCCGAGGCGAGTACCTGAACGGAAAGCTTATGGCGGCATATCTTGGCGAGCCTTGGCAGTTTGTTGATGCAAAGGATATCGTCTTATTTGATAATGACGGAAAGCTTCTCATGGAGGAAACCCTAAAGGCTATTTCAGATAGATGCGCTAAACTACCTAGAGCGGTTATACCAGGTTTTTATGGACGATTTGCAGAGGACGGAAGCGTTGAAACTTTCAGCAGGGGCGGTTCGGATATTTCGGCATCTCTTGTTGCTGCAGCACTTCACGCTGACCTATATGAGAACTGGACAGATGTTTCAGGAATTTTGATGGCTGATCCTAGCATTGTCAGAAACCCTGTCACCGTTCCTGTTATGACATATAAGGAGCTTAGAGAACTTTCATATCTAGGTGCGACAGTTATGCACCCTGATGTAGTTGAGCCTGTGGTTAAGCTTGGAATTCCTATCATCATAAAGAACACAATGGATCCAGAGGCTGCGGGAACTCTAGTAGTTAAGGATAAGAAATACTACAAGGAGAGCATGGAAATCGCTGGTATTTCGGGAAAGCGTGGCTTTGTTGTAATCAAGCTAGAGAAGACGGGGCTTAATGATGATACAAAGCTTCGCCAAAGCATTTTGGATTTCTTTGCTGAGAACTCAGTTAAGATTACAAATATCATAGCGGGTATAGATTCGCTGATTCTCCTTGTGCCTAAGGACAGCTTTGAGAAAACTAGTCTCAGCTTCTTTGAGATGGAGGCTAACATTCGCAAGATGGCTGGCGGAATCAGGATAGATATAACCAAGGATATCGCGGTTATCGGCGTTGTTGGAAGAGAACTCGGCAGCTCGCCGACAGTCGTTATCAAGACACTTTCTGCACTCGCAGGAAGGCGAATAGATGTCAAACTAATAGACCACGGTCAGGGACAGATAAGCATTCTCATAGCCATAGCGGCAAATGACTATGCAGAGGCTATCAGGTCGATTTATGGCAGATTTGTATAA
- a CDS encoding transporter, translating to MLNSFVIAFEAVVPMFILVGIGMLVRRSSLISKEENRKLNKMAFKVFFSALMFNSIYSNGVDKAINYRLMLYGIIAVLIVYILTTIFVLRVEPSNPTRGSLIQAIYRSNFVLMGLPIVSSISGASELASTALMIAVVIPINNILAILTLEYYGGGKAKLKDMLIKLAKNPMLEGAVLGILSLVLGVKLPFFLEKLVSDMAAVATPLTLVILGISFEFSQIKECGRNLIYAVVGRLIVVPAIVLGVAALIGFRDADFVTLIAIFASPSAIASYTMAENMNCDGVLAGNSLIVSSLFSSITMFFWIFLFKSLGMF from the coding sequence ATGTTAAACAGTTTTGTAATTGCCTTCGAAGCCGTGGTGCCTATGTTCATTCTTGTTGGCATTGGAATGCTGGTCAGAAGGTCGAGCCTGATATCAAAGGAAGAAAATCGCAAGCTGAATAAGATGGCATTTAAGGTGTTCTTTTCTGCTTTGATGTTCAATAGCATATATAGCAATGGAGTGGACAAAGCGATTAACTACAGACTTATGCTTTATGGTATAATAGCTGTGCTGATTGTGTACATTCTGACGACGATATTCGTGCTTAGAGTAGAGCCGTCAAATCCGACTAGGGGTTCTCTTATTCAGGCGATATACCGAAGTAATTTTGTGCTGATGGGGCTTCCAATAGTTTCGAGCATAAGTGGTGCAAGTGAGCTTGCATCTACGGCACTTATGATTGCGGTGGTTATACCGATTAATAACATCCTAGCGATTCTTACCTTGGAGTATTACGGTGGTGGCAAGGCAAAGCTAAAGGACATGCTAATCAAACTTGCAAAGAATCCTATGCTCGAGGGAGCGGTGCTCGGAATTTTGAGCCTAGTGCTAGGAGTTAAACTACCTTTCTTCCTAGAGAAGCTAGTATCGGATATGGCTGCGGTAGCAACTCCTTTGACGCTTGTCATTCTAGGAATATCGTTTGAGTTTTCACAGATAAAGGAGTGCGGTCGTAATTTGATCTACGCCGTAGTTGGAAGACTCATAGTGGTGCCGGCGATAGTGCTTGGCGTAGCTGCTTTGATTGGCTTTAGAGATGCAGATTTTGTAACTTTAATTGCAATATTTGCATCGCCATCTGCGATAGCCTCATATACTATGGCTGAGAACATGAACTGCGACGGAGTTTTGGCGGGGAATTCGCTCATTGTTTCGTCATTGTTTTCAAGCATAACGATGTTTTTTTGGATTTTCCTATTCAAAAGCTTAGGCATGTTTTAG
- a CDS encoding ATP-binding protein, translating to MSSCNSDCGSCGKSCGSRDSGVPIAEMNVNSDVRKVIGVVSGKGGVGKSSVTSMLAVAAARAGKSVAILDGDITGPSIPNTFGLDQRAEGDGKTLFPVMTKEGIKVMSVNLLLENKTDPVVWRGPVLGGVITQFWSDVIWGDVDVMFVDMPPGTGDVALTVYQSLPVDGIVVVTSPQQLVGMIVEKATKMADMMSIPILGLVENMSYFKCPDCGGEHKIFGDSHIDEIAAKHGITNVAKLRIDPELAKACDEGRIEEYKCEDIEPLAKVLVED from the coding sequence ATGTCAAGTTGTAATAGTGATTGCGGTTCATGCGGAAAGAGCTGCGGAAGTAGAGATTCAGGAGTTCCAATCGCTGAGATGAATGTTAACAGCGATGTTAGAAAGGTTATAGGTGTTGTCAGCGGTAAGGGAGGCGTTGGTAAGTCATCGGTTACTTCGATGCTTGCAGTTGCAGCGGCACGTGCTGGTAAGAGCGTTGCTATCCTAGATGGCGATATCACAGGACCTTCTATTCCTAACACATTTGGTCTTGATCAGCGTGCAGAGGGAGATGGAAAGACACTCTTCCCTGTAATGACAAAGGAAGGTATCAAGGTTATGTCAGTTAACCTTCTTTTAGAGAACAAGACAGACCCTGTTGTATGGAGAGGTCCAGTTCTTGGTGGAGTTATCACTCAGTTCTGGAGCGATGTTATCTGGGGGGATGTTGATGTAATGTTTGTCGACATGCCACCTGGAACAGGAGACGTTGCGCTGACAGTATACCAGTCACTTCCAGTTGACGGTATCGTAGTTGTAACATCACCACAGCAGCTCGTTGGAATGATAGTTGAGAAGGCCACAAAGATGGCTGATATGATGAGCATTCCAATTCTAGGACTAGTTGAGAACATGTCGTATTTCAAGTGTCCTGACTGTGGTGGAGAACACAAGATCTTTGGTGACAGTCACATCGATGAGATTGCAGCAAAGCACGGTATCACAAATGTAGCAAAGCTTCGCATTGATCCAGAGCTAGCTAAGGCTTGTGACGAGGGAAGAATCGAAGAGTATAAGTGCGAGGATATCGAGCCGCTAGCAAAGGTTCTCGTAGAGGACTAA
- a CDS encoding transposase yields the protein MKYNYAFKLNAVELYRSGQWIETPEGISQKNFRKRIVQWSRIADIYGLDSLRHPTTCKERSAECRYQLVARVLAGESQKSVAISAGIEGGLLSKWVQTYKIKGYEGLNLKKGRKSKKEANMSKKSKPTDLTPSEREELIRLRAETEYLKTENEAIKKLIALRHERWAAELKAKKQQSSKNSEKKDTN from the coding sequence ATGAAATACAATTATGCTTTTAAACTTAATGCTGTAGAACTATATCGCTCTGGTCAGTGGATTGAAACACCAGAAGGTATAAGCCAAAAAAATTTTAGAAAAAGAATTGTACAATGGTCAAGAATTGCAGATATATATGGTCTTGATTCTCTTCGGCATCCAACTACATGTAAAGAACGTTCGGCTGAATGTAGATATCAGTTAGTAGCTCGTGTACTTGCTGGTGAATCACAAAAATCTGTTGCTATTAGTGCAGGAATTGAGGGTGGATTATTGTCTAAATGGGTTCAGACATATAAAATTAAAGGGTATGAAGGATTAAATCTCAAAAAAGGCAGAAAAAGTAAGAAGGAAGCAAACATGAGCAAGAAATCCAAACCCACTGATTTAACCCCATCAGAACGTGAAGAATTAATTCGTCTTAGAGCAGAAACTGAATACTTAAAAACGGAGAATGAAGCAATAAAAAAATTAATCGCCTTGAGACACGAAAGATGGGCTGCGGAACTCAAGGCGAAAAAGCAGCAATCATCAAAGAACTCCGAGAAAAAGGATACCAATTAA
- a CDS encoding transposase encodes MSKSTYYFEINKSDVVADRNEELLIVIREIFEENKHRYGVRRIYHELLNRGYHVNHKRVQRLMHEAGLAGKRPKEKYHSYKGEVGKIADNVINRDFSTTAPLQKWTTDISQFNFSWGKCYISPVLDMNTNEIISYDLSKSPNLEQIERMLDKAFDKFPSVEGLVFHSDQGWQYMHAHFRNTLQKHGIVQSMSRKGNCYDNCIMETFFGRLKNEMYYGYEKDYSSFEEFSKAIDEYIDYYNNKRIQAKTKWMPPVKYRIASMCSA; translated from the coding sequence CTGTCTAAATCAACTTATTATTTCGAGATTAACAAATCAGATGTAGTTGCTGATCGCAATGAAGAATTACTGATTGTTATTAGAGAAATATTTGAAGAAAACAAGCATAGATATGGTGTTCGTAGAATTTATCATGAATTACTAAATCGTGGATATCATGTAAATCATAAGCGAGTTCAACGCCTTATGCATGAAGCAGGATTAGCTGGTAAGCGTCCAAAGGAAAAATATCATTCTTATAAAGGCGAAGTAGGTAAGATTGCTGATAATGTAATAAATAGGGATTTCAGTACAACAGCACCATTGCAGAAATGGACAACAGATATATCTCAGTTTAACTTTTCATGGGGGAAATGTTACATATCGCCTGTATTGGATATGAATACAAATGAAATTATCTCATATGATTTGTCCAAAAGCCCTAATCTTGAGCAGATAGAAAGAATGCTTGATAAAGCTTTTGATAAGTTTCCTTCTGTTGAAGGCTTAGTATTTCATTCGGATCAAGGTTGGCAGTATATGCATGCCCATTTTAGAAATACCTTACAGAAACACGGTATTGTACAGTCTATGTCGCGAAAAGGTAATTGTTATGATAACTGTATAATGGAAACCTTCTTCGGAAGACTAAAGAATGAGATGTATTATGGCTATGAGAAAGATTATTCCTCCTTCGAAGAGTTTTCAAAAGCTATTGATGAATATATAGATTATTATAATAACAAAAGAATCCAAGCAAAAACAAAATGGATGCCACCTGTAAAGTACAGGATCGCATCCATGTGTTCAGCTTAA
- a CDS encoding (S)-2-hydroxy-acid oxidase has protein sequence MGNLCKLCKVCDGRACRNTIPGPGAKGTGDVAIRNFDKWRDIRVNMDTLVEKKQISTDFKLFGKEFSAPIFAGPIGAVRMHYSDEYDDRSFNKVLIKACNEAGIAAFTGDGMDDDQMVSGCEAVKEADGRGIPTIKPWNLEMIKKKIELTKEANAFAVAMDIDAAGLPFLKNFTPPAGSKSVEQLREIVELLDVPFIVKGIMTPKAALKAKEAGASAIVVSNHGGRVLDQCPATAEVLEDIVKAVDGSMKIFVDGGIRTGVDVFKALALGADAVIIARPFVSSVYAGAGEAVKELAEKLKHELEDTMAMCGAYSLEDISRDMVSVFK, from the coding sequence ATGGGGAATTTATGTAAGCTATGCAAGGTTTGCGACGGCAGGGCCTGTAGAAATACCATTCCTGGTCCAGGGGCAAAGGGAACTGGCGATGTCGCAATTAGAAACTTTGATAAGTGGCGCGATATACGCGTAAATATGGACACTTTAGTGGAGAAAAAGCAGATAAGTACTGATTTTAAGCTTTTTGGGAAAGAGTTTTCTGCCCCAATTTTCGCAGGTCCAATAGGCGCAGTAAGGATGCACTATAGTGATGAATACGACGACAGAAGCTTTAACAAGGTTTTGATTAAAGCCTGTAATGAAGCAGGCATTGCAGCCTTCACAGGAGATGGAATGGATGACGACCAGATGGTTTCAGGATGTGAGGCGGTTAAAGAAGCTGACGGACGCGGAATTCCAACGATTAAGCCGTGGAATCTCGAGATGATTAAGAAGAAAATTGAGCTTACTAAGGAGGCTAATGCCTTTGCGGTAGCGATGGATATAGATGCTGCAGGACTTCCATTTTTGAAGAATTTTACTCCTCCAGCAGGAAGTAAATCAGTTGAGCAACTTAGAGAAATCGTTGAACTTCTCGACGTACCTTTCATAGTAAAGGGAATAATGACACCTAAAGCTGCGTTAAAGGCAAAGGAAGCGGGGGCCAGTGCCATAGTTGTGAGCAATCACGGTGGCAGAGTCCTTGATCAGTGTCCAGCGACAGCAGAGGTTTTAGAGGATATAGTTAAGGCAGTTGACGGCTCGATGAAGATTTTCGTTGATGGCGGTATTAGAACAGGTGTTGATGTTTTCAAAGCACTAGCGCTTGGAGCAGATGCCGTTATCATAGCAAGACCTTTTGTAAGCTCTGTATATGCAGGAGCAGGCGAAGCCGTAAAGGAACTTGCCGAAAAGCTGAAGCACGAACTAGAGGATACCATGGCTATGTGCGGAGCCTATTCGCTTGAGGACATTAGTCGTGACATGGTAAGTGTTTTTAAATAA
- a CDS encoding nucleoside-triphosphate diphosphatase (hydrolyzes non-standard nucleotides such as xanthine and inosine), with the protein MKTIIAASRNEHKIKEITAITEKYGMKVISRDDAGIPHFEIEEDGDTFEENSYKKAYEIMKYSNEITIADDSGLEVDYLNGEPGVYSARYAGDNADDKKNNEKLLCMLDGVTYTDRRAKFVSVITIVFPDGETLVARGECPGHIIDREEGEFGFGYDPLFIPNGYQRTFAQMDAETKNKISHRAKALEEMERLLSERGGI; encoded by the coding sequence ATGAAAACTATAATCGCTGCGTCGAGAAACGAGCACAAGATAAAGGAGATAACTGCAATTACTGAGAAGTACGGCATGAAGGTTATTTCAAGGGATGATGCTGGAATACCTCATTTTGAGATAGAGGAAGACGGTGACACCTTTGAGGAAAACTCCTACAAAAAGGCGTATGAGATAATGAAGTATTCCAATGAGATAACGATAGCCGATGATTCAGGGCTAGAGGTTGATTATCTCAATGGAGAGCCAGGCGTCTACTCGGCAAGATATGCAGGGGATAATGCTGATGATAAGAAGAATAACGAGAAGCTCCTTTGCATGTTAGATGGCGTGACCTACACAGATAGACGCGCGAAGTTTGTTTCTGTTATAACCATAGTTTTTCCTGATGGGGAGACTCTTGTGGCAAGGGGAGAGTGCCCTGGCCACATAATAGATAGAGAAGAAGGAGAGTTTGGTTTTGGCTATGATCCACTGTTTATCCCTAACGGATATCAGAGGACATTTGCTCAAATGGATGCAGAGACAAAGAACAAAATCAGCCATAGAGCAAAGGCGCTTGAAGAAATGGAGAGATTGCTGAGTGAAAGAGGCGGGATTTAG